A region of Vitis vinifera cultivar Pinot Noir 40024 chromosome 15, ASM3070453v1 DNA encodes the following proteins:
- the LOC109124021 gene encoding RNA-directed DNA polymerase homolog has translation MEKLLDAGFVREVEYPEWLANVVVVPKKGGKWRVCVDYTNLNDAYPKASFPLSRIDQIVDATSGHEMLSFLDAFSRYHQIPMAPGNEEKTAFITLYGLYCYRVMPFGLKNAGATYQRLMTKIFKRLIGDIVEVYIDDVVVKSKTRSKHTQHLQKVFHLLRKYGMKLYPAKCAFGVSSGKFLGFMVTQRGIEINPNQVKAVANTLAPTNKKQL, from the coding sequence ATGGAGAAATTATTGGACGCCGGTTTTGTAAGAGAGGTGGagtatccagaatggttggcaaatgtagtggTGGTCCCCAAGAAGGGAGGAAAATGGCGGGTGTGCGTAGACTACACCAATCTCAATGACGCATACCCCAAAGCCAGTTTTCCACTATCGCGGATAGACCAGATAGTAGATGCCACCTCCGGGCATGAAATGCTATCCTTTTTAGATGCTTTCTCCAGATATCACCAAATTCCCATGGCACcaggaaatgaagaaaaaacagcCTTCATAACCCTTTACGGGCTCTACTGttatagagtcatgccattcggactcaagaACGCTGGAGCCACGTATCAGAGGTTAATGACCAAGATTTTCAAGCGGCTGATTGGTGACATTGTGGAGGTGTACATTGACGACGTGGTAGTCAAAAGCAAAACCCGAAGCAAACACACCCAACATTTGCAGAAGGTTTTTCATTTATTGAGAAAATATGGCATGAAGCTTTACCCAGCCAAATGCGCATTCGGTGTAAGCTCGGGGAAGTTCCTGGGGTTCATGGTTACCCAAAGAGGAATCGAAATCAATCCAAATCAGGTGAAAGCGGTCGCGAACACGCTTGCACCAACAAACAAGAAACAGTTGTAA
- the LOC104881743 gene encoding uncharacterized protein LOC104881743, protein MQENETLREFMKRFGQAVLQVESYSMDAVLQIFKWSICPGTPFFESLAKKPPTSMNDLFRRASKYSMLEDDVWAATQQVLVAGQAMRGETTRSFKAPNHLGSSNRGQDERRPPLIRTPLTKSYEKLLPIIRDLPGFRWPGPIRSNPSERDRHKRCDYHKDHEHTIETCRSLHGRGPCAPAAPVRAVINYIHGRPLDDEYSSKRKRQRLLRAATVREHIRSIRPGLANGSIHPIDGTIVFPTIDPARVLHPHRDALILTLGVGDFDVKRILVDLGRSADLLQVAVIKQMGFIPSSLENPGRTLSGFNGSSTTSLGDVTLLVQTGPVTLNVLFFVVEDLSPFNAILGCTWLHGMKDIPSTYHQMVSFITQDGQIDLYRSQLAARQCYQIDREAGPSADREHSPKEATASNQ, encoded by the coding sequence atgcaagaaaatgaaaCGTTGAGAGAGTTCATGAAGCGTTTTGGACAAGCTGTCCTACAAGTAGAGTCATACAGCATGGACGCAGTCCTCCAAATTTTTAAATGGAGCATATGCCCAGGGACCCCCTTCTTCGAGTCCCTCGCCAAAAAACCTCCTACATCCATGAACGATTTATTCCGACGGGCGAGTAAATACTCCATGCTAGAGGACGACGTCTGGGCCGCTACACAGCAGGTCCTGGTAGCTGGCCAAGCCATGAGAGGCGAAACCACCAGAAGCTTCAAAGCACCCAACCATCTTGGGTCATCAAATAGGGGGCAAGATGAGCGACGCCCGCCACTCATTCGGACGCCTCTCACCAAGTCGTATGAAAAACTGCTTCCTATAATCCGCGATCTACCCGGCTTCAGGTGGCCAGGACCAATAAGATCGAACCCCTCAGAAAGGGACCGCCATAAAAGATGTGATTACCATAAAGATCATGAGCACACCATTGAGACGTGCAGAAGTCTCCATGGTCGAGGCCCATGCGCCCCAGCGGCTCCTGTTAGAGCAGTAATCAACTACATACACGGGAGACCCTTGGATGACGAGTACAGTTCCAAAAGGAAAAGACAGAGACTGCTGCGAGCAGCCACGGTTCGGGAACACATAAGGTCCATTCGGCCGGGATTGGCCAACGGGAGCATCCATCCCATAGATGGAACCATTGTTTTCCCTACTATAGATCCCGCCCGAGTGCTGCACCCACATCGAGATGCTCTCATCCTAACATTAGGAGTTGGAGACTTCGACGTGAAAAGAATCCTAGTCGACTTAGGTAGGTCCGCGGACCTGTTGCAGGTAGCGGTCATCAAACAAATGGGTTTCATACCCTCCAGCTTGGAGAATCCCGGAAGAaccttgtccggattcaacggtTCTTCCACAACCTCACTTGGGGATGTAACACTACTGGTTCAAACCGGGCCAGTCACCCTAAATGTTCTATTTTTTGTGGTTGAGGATTTATCCCCTTTCAATGCCATTTTGGGATGCACGTGGTTGCATGGTATGAAAGACATTCCATCCACATACCATCAAATGGTCAGCTTCATCACCCAAGATGGGCAAATCGATCTTTACAGAAGTCAGCTCGCTGCCCGGCAATGTTATCAGATCGATCGCGAGGCCGGACCCAGCGCCGACCGCGAACACTCCCCCAAAGAAGCAACTGCTTCTAACCAATAG
- the LOC100245342 gene encoding uncharacterized protein LOC100245342 → MTLDIGNDALLCKVFPASLQGQALSWFHRLPPNSVDNFRDLSEAFVGQYLCSAQHKQNISTLQNIKMQENESLREFVKRFDQAVLQVEAYSMDVVLQIFKRSICPSTPFFESLAKKPPTTMDDLFRRASKYSMLEDDVRAATQQILVAGQTSRSDAERSSKLPDRPRPSGRRQEEQSRLELPPFTPLSVSYEKFIPMIQDLSDFRWPGPIRTDPAKRDHSKKCAYHKEHGHTTERCRSLHYLVERVIKVGHLKQYLRSKARVRDTPRNHNSGTSKTPIVPKAVINYIHRGPLDEEYNSKRKKQRLLRAKSVRECINSIWPGITGGSARPIDGTIVFPPIDPTRILQPHRDALILFLGIGDFDVRRILIDPGNSVDLLQASVINQMGLELSDLENPGLILSGFNGAATTSLGDIMLSVQVGPVTLNVQFLVVGDLSPFNAILGRTWLHYMKTIPSTYHQMVSFLTEDGQIDLYGSQLAARQCYQIAREVGSSKDGESLPEPTNASDQ, encoded by the coding sequence ATGACTCTCGACATAGGAAACGACGCGTTGTTgtgcaaagtattccccgccagcctacaaggtCAGGCTCTCTCATGGTTTCACCGACTACCCCCAAACTCTGTTGATAACTTCCGAGACCTATCGGAAGCTTTTGTGGGGCAATACCTGTGCTCCGCCCAGCATAAACAGAACATCAGCAccctgcaaaacataaaaatgcaggagAATGAGTCTTTAAGGGAATTCGTGAAACGGTTCGACCAGGCTGTGCTACAAGTGGAGGCCTACAGCATGGATGTTGTCCTCCAaatcttcaagcgaagcataTGCCCAAGCACCCCATTCTTTGAATCACTCGCTAAGAAGCCTCCCACGACTATGGATGACTTGTTCCGGCGCGCGAGCAAATACTCGATGCTGGAAGATGATGTGCGTGCAGCCACCCAGCAAATTTTGGTTGCCGGACAGACATCCAGAAGCGACGCGGAAAGAAGTTCCAAACTTCCGGACCGGCCAAGGCCATCTGGTCGAAGGCAGGAGGAGCAAAGTCGCCTAGAACTGCCACCATTCACGCCCCTTTCCGTATCATATGAGAAGTTTATCCCTATGATCCAAGACCTATCCGACTTTAGGTGGCCCGGACCCATTAGAACGGACCCAGCCAAGAGAGATCATAGCAAGAAGTGTGCTTACCATAAAGAGCATGGTCACACAACGGAGCGATGCAGGAGCCTCCATTATTTGGTAGAAAGGGTCATAAAAGTAGGacatttgaagcaatacctccgctcaAAAGCCAGAGTTAGAGATACTCCCCGAAATCACAACTCTGGGACCTCCAAGACCCCAATCGTCCCCAAAGCTGTCATCAATTACATCCACAGAGGACCACTGGATGAGGAGTACAACTCCAAACGAAAGAAGCAGAGGTTGTTGCGAGCAAAATCAGTGCGTGAGTGCATCAATTCCATCTGGCCCGGGATAACTGGCGGGAGCGCCCGACCAATAGATGGGACAATCGTTTTCCCCCCAATAGATCCCACACGAATATTACAACCACACCGTGACGCCCTCATCTTATTCCTGGGGATAGGAGACTTTGATGTAAGACGGATCCTAATCGACCCAGGCAACTCGGTCGATCTTTTACAGGCATCAGTAATTAATCAGATGGGACTCGAGCTATCCGACTTAGAAAACCCTGGGCTGATCTTGTCGGGATTCAATGGAGCGGCAACCACCTCCCTTGGAGACATTATGTTGTCGGTCCAAGTAGGCCCCGTCACTCTCAATGTACAATTTTTAGTGGTAGGAGATTTGTCCCCCTTCAATGCTATCTTGGGGCGCACGTGGCTGCACTATATGAAAACCATCCCTTCCACGTACCATCAGATGGTAAGCTTTCTCACTGAAGATGGACAAATCGACCTATACGGCAGCCAGTTGGCCGCTCGCCAGTGCTATCAGATAGCGCGAGAGGTTGGGTCCAGCAAAGATGGCGAGTCCCTCCCTGAACCCACCAACGCAtctgaccaatag
- the LOC109124022 gene encoding RNA-directed DNA polymerase homolog, whose translation MTGIHPSVTSHKLNILPSSRPVRQKVRRFHSDKQKIIQDEVDKLLEAGFIREVEYPNWLANVVVVPKKEGKWRVCVDYTNLNNACPKDSFPLPQIDQIVDSTVGQGMLSFLDAFSRYHQIPMAFTDEEKTAFITPYGLYCYKVMLFGLKNVGATYQRLMTKIFKPLVGRTVEVYIDDIVVKSKTRDEHALHLREVFHLLRKYDMKLNPSKCAFGVSAGKFLGFMVS comes from the coding sequence ATGACGGGAATCCACCCTTCAGTCACCTCTCATAAGCTTAACATATTGCCTTCATCAAGACCTGTTCGGCAGAAGGTTAGGCGGTTCCACTCggacaaacaaaaaattattcaagatGAGGTTGACAAATTGTTGGAAGCCGGATTTATTAGAGAAGTGGAGTATCCGAACTGGCTAGCAAATGTGGTGGTAGTCCCCAAAAAGGAAGGGAAATGGCGAGTGTGCgtcgattacaccaacctcaacAATGCGTGCCCGAAAGACAGTTTCCCTCTACCGCAGATAGATCAGATCGTGGACTCCACTGTCGGACAAGGAATGCTCTCCTTCCTAGATGCCTTCTCCAgataccaccaaatccccatggCCTTTACTGACGAAGAAAAGACAGCCTTTATAACACCGTATGGGCTTTACTGTTATAAAGTCATGCtattcggactcaaaaatgtCGGTGCCACCTATCAGAGATTGATGACAAAAATCTTCAAACCCCTAGTTGGCCGCacagtagaggtatatattgatgacATAGTAGTTAAAAGTAAAACCCGAGATGAGCATGCGCTCCACTTGCGAGAAGTCTTCCACCTACTAAGGAAGTAcgacatgaagctaaatccaTCCAAATGCGCTTTTGGCGTGAGCGCCGGGAAATTCTTGGGGTTCATGGTCAGCTAA
- the LOC100260952 gene encoding uncharacterized protein LOC100260952 isoform X1 — protein MLGGILRPTSLSLARIRLLYYFCLLCLISSNRLLAGTGAIMDSGEYSPKSNGECSEKINEVLPVKCAFAIFDADFFNDTKIAEIEQGATELNIPISRANRKLVASVNGGLHDPSYLVFNPGWGNEQVQSKTKRFSCPSLSGIQRPEGEEDIAFMTVLELGELIKTKQITSEELTQIFLHRLKRYNLVLEAVVTYTEELAYKQAKEADEMLARGIYLGPLHGIPYGLKDIISVPQYKTTWGSKTFKDQVLDIEASVYKKLKSAGAVLVAKLATGSLAYDDIWFGGRTRNPWNIEEYSTGSSSGPAASTSAGMVPFAIGSETCGSITYPAARCGVTALRPTFGAVGRTGVMSISESLDKIGPFCRSAADCTIILDAILGKDPDDPSSKDISLDDPFSVDITNLTVGYLDDAEMEVVRILESKGVKMVPFKLNYTVSHVQGILNFTMDVDMLAHFDEWQRSGEDDFYEAQDQWPVELRRARMIPAVDYVQAQRARGKLIREIRESFTVDAFIGNATDWEKVCLGNLVGMPVLIIPTGFTKISSPPPDGSRRRTTITTGIYAPPNHDHVALALAMAYQSVTEHHRQRPPIDDLGPNDFIVDSISTPDYLSSQTIPCLEGSVPSGSAVTM, from the exons ATGTTGGGGGGCATCCTTCGTCCCACCTCACTCTCACTCGCACGGATACGTTTGCTGTATTATTTTTGCCTCCTCTGTCTCATCTCATCCAACCGTCTTCTCGCCGGGACTGGAGCAATAATG GACAGTGGGGAGTACAGCCCTAAAAGCAATGGTGAATGCTCGGAAAAGATTAATGAAGTCTTACCAGTTAAATGTGCATTTGCAATATTTGATGCTGACTTCTTCAATGATACTAAG atAGCCGAGATTGAGCAGGGTGCAACCGAGCTGAATATCCCTATATCAAGGGCCAATCGTAAGTTAGTTGCTTCTGTTAATGGAGGTTTACATGATCCATCTTATTTGGTTTTCAATCCTGGGTGGGGAAATGAACAAGTACAAAGCAAAACCAAAAGATTCAGTTGTCCTTCCCTTTCTGGAATACAGAGGCCTGAAGGTGAAGAAGATATTGCCTTCATGACT GTTCTTGAACTGGGGGAACTCATTAAGACAAAACAAATTACCTCTGAGGAGCTTACTCAGATTTTTCTTCATAGATTAAAGAG GTATAATCTTGTTCTTGAAGCTGTGGTCACTTACACTGAAGAATTGGCATACAAGCAGGCAAAAGAGGCTGATGAAATGCTTGCTCGAGGAATATATTTGG GTCCCCTTCATGGGATTCCATATGGGTTGAAGGATATAATTTCGGTACCCCAATACAAGACTACTTGGGGTTCAAAAACTTTCAAAGATCAAGTTCTTGACATTGAAGCTTCGGTTTACAAGAA GTTGAAGTCTGCTGGGGCTGTTCTTGTTGCAAAGCTTGCTACTGGATCACTGGCATATGATGACATCTGGTTTGGAGGTAGGACGAGGAACCCATGGAATATTGAGGAATACTCTACTGGTTCATCCTCTGGACCTGCTGCTTCCACCTCAGCAG GCATGGTTCCTTTTGCAATTGGCTCAGAAACTTGTGGCTCCATAACCTACCCTGCTGCACGTTGTGGTGTGACTGCATTACGCCCAACTTTTGGTGCTGTTGGTCGAACCGGTGTAATGAGCATATCGGAAAGCTTG GATAAGATTGGACCATTCTGTCGAAGTGCTGCAGATTGCACAATTATTCTGGATGCTATTCTAGGAAAGGATCCAGATGATCCCTCCTCAAAAGACATTTCCCTTGATGACCCATTCTCAGTAGACATCACAAATCTTACTGTTGGGTATCTGGATGATGCTGAGATGGAG GTTGTTCGTATACTTGAATCAAAGGGTGTTAAAATGGTTCCTTTCAAATTGAATTACACTGTCAGCCATGTTCAAGGAATCCTCAATTTTACGATGGACGTTGATATGTTGGCTCACTTTGATGAGTGGCAGCGATCTGGGGAGGATGACTTTTATGAAGCTCAAGATCAATGGCCTGTTGAACTACGCCGTGCACGCATGATTCCTGCAGTAGACTATGTTCAG GCACAGAGAGCACGAGGAAAATTAATTCGGGAAATTAGAGAAAGTTTTACTGTCGATGCTTTCATTGGCAATGCAACTGATTGGGAGAAAGTCTGCCTGGGCAATCTTGTTGGTATGCCTGTTCTTATTATCCCAACAGGTTTTACCAAAATATCTAGCCCGCCTCCTGATGGTAGTCGACGAAGGACCACCATCACCACCGGCATTTATGCTCCTCCAAACCATGATCACGTT GCTCTCGCACTAGCCATGGCTTATCAGTCAGTCACCGAGCACCATAGACAACGTCCACCTATCGATGATCTTGGGCCAAATGACTTTATAGTTGATTCCATATCTACACCTGATTACCTATCCTCCCAGACAATTCCATGTTTAGAAGGATCTGTACCTTCTGGTTCAGCTGTCACGATGTAG
- the LOC100260952 gene encoding uncharacterized protein LOC100260952 isoform X2 gives MTVLELGELIKTKQITSEELTQIFLHRLKRYNLVLEAVVTYTEELAYKQAKEADEMLARGIYLGPLHGIPYGLKDIISVPQYKTTWGSKTFKDQVLDIEASVYKKLKSAGAVLVAKLATGSLAYDDIWFGGRTRNPWNIEEYSTGSSSGPAASTSAGMVPFAIGSETCGSITYPAARCGVTALRPTFGAVGRTGVMSISESLDKIGPFCRSAADCTIILDAILGKDPDDPSSKDISLDDPFSVDITNLTVGYLDDAEMEVVRILESKGVKMVPFKLNYTVSHVQGILNFTMDVDMLAHFDEWQRSGEDDFYEAQDQWPVELRRARMIPAVDYVQAQRARGKLIREIRESFTVDAFIGNATDWEKVCLGNLVGMPVLIIPTGFTKISSPPPDGSRRRTTITTGIYAPPNHDHVALALAMAYQSVTEHHRQRPPIDDLGPNDFIVDSISTPDYLSSQTIPCLEGSVPSGSAVTM, from the exons ATGACT GTTCTTGAACTGGGGGAACTCATTAAGACAAAACAAATTACCTCTGAGGAGCTTACTCAGATTTTTCTTCATAGATTAAAGAG GTATAATCTTGTTCTTGAAGCTGTGGTCACTTACACTGAAGAATTGGCATACAAGCAGGCAAAAGAGGCTGATGAAATGCTTGCTCGAGGAATATATTTGG GTCCCCTTCATGGGATTCCATATGGGTTGAAGGATATAATTTCGGTACCCCAATACAAGACTACTTGGGGTTCAAAAACTTTCAAAGATCAAGTTCTTGACATTGAAGCTTCGGTTTACAAGAA GTTGAAGTCTGCTGGGGCTGTTCTTGTTGCAAAGCTTGCTACTGGATCACTGGCATATGATGACATCTGGTTTGGAGGTAGGACGAGGAACCCATGGAATATTGAGGAATACTCTACTGGTTCATCCTCTGGACCTGCTGCTTCCACCTCAGCAG GCATGGTTCCTTTTGCAATTGGCTCAGAAACTTGTGGCTCCATAACCTACCCTGCTGCACGTTGTGGTGTGACTGCATTACGCCCAACTTTTGGTGCTGTTGGTCGAACCGGTGTAATGAGCATATCGGAAAGCTTG GATAAGATTGGACCATTCTGTCGAAGTGCTGCAGATTGCACAATTATTCTGGATGCTATTCTAGGAAAGGATCCAGATGATCCCTCCTCAAAAGACATTTCCCTTGATGACCCATTCTCAGTAGACATCACAAATCTTACTGTTGGGTATCTGGATGATGCTGAGATGGAG GTTGTTCGTATACTTGAATCAAAGGGTGTTAAAATGGTTCCTTTCAAATTGAATTACACTGTCAGCCATGTTCAAGGAATCCTCAATTTTACGATGGACGTTGATATGTTGGCTCACTTTGATGAGTGGCAGCGATCTGGGGAGGATGACTTTTATGAAGCTCAAGATCAATGGCCTGTTGAACTACGCCGTGCACGCATGATTCCTGCAGTAGACTATGTTCAG GCACAGAGAGCACGAGGAAAATTAATTCGGGAAATTAGAGAAAGTTTTACTGTCGATGCTTTCATTGGCAATGCAACTGATTGGGAGAAAGTCTGCCTGGGCAATCTTGTTGGTATGCCTGTTCTTATTATCCCAACAGGTTTTACCAAAATATCTAGCCCGCCTCCTGATGGTAGTCGACGAAGGACCACCATCACCACCGGCATTTATGCTCCTCCAAACCATGATCACGTT GCTCTCGCACTAGCCATGGCTTATCAGTCAGTCACCGAGCACCATAGACAACGTCCACCTATCGATGATCTTGGGCCAAATGACTTTATAGTTGATTCCATATCTACACCTGATTACCTATCCTCCCAGACAATTCCATGTTTAGAAGGATCTGTACCTTCTGGTTCAGCTGTCACGATGTAG